Proteins co-encoded in one Deinococcus arcticus genomic window:
- a CDS encoding sterol desaturase family protein codes for MMDLLQRAIPVFALSLLIEWAAYRFLGDHDERGEPKMGYAVRDTLTSLSMGLGNVLINVFWKAAVLGIYTALYLWTPLRLPSSAWWVWVLLFFLDDFAYYWFHRISHEVRLFWASHVVHHSSQHYNLSTALRQTWVPMTALPFWLPLPLLGFEPWTVLLAQSWNLLYQFFVHTERIGRLPRPIEYVFNTPSHHRAHHGSNDVYLDKNYAGILMIWDRLLGTFQPETERVRYGLVHNINTHHPVGVAFHEFAALWRDVKAARTWRERLNYLLRPPGWRPGQDG; via the coding sequence ATGATGGACCTGCTGCAACGCGCCATTCCGGTGTTCGCGCTGTCGCTGCTGATTGAGTGGGCCGCCTACCGCTTTCTGGGCGACCACGATGAACGCGGTGAGCCGAAAATGGGCTACGCCGTGCGCGACACCCTGACCAGCCTGAGCATGGGCCTGGGCAACGTGCTGATCAACGTGTTCTGGAAGGCGGCGGTGCTGGGCATCTACACCGCCCTGTACCTGTGGACACCGCTGCGCCTGCCCTCCAGCGCGTGGTGGGTGTGGGTGCTGCTGTTCTTTCTGGACGACTTTGCGTATTACTGGTTTCACCGGATCAGCCACGAGGTGCGCCTGTTCTGGGCCAGCCATGTGGTGCACCATTCCAGCCAGCACTACAACCTGTCCACTGCCCTGCGCCAGACCTGGGTGCCCATGACGGCGCTGCCCTTCTGGCTGCCGCTGCCGCTGCTGGGCTTTGAACCCTGGACAGTGCTGCTGGCGCAGTCGTGGAACCTGCTGTACCAGTTTTTTGTGCACACCGAGCGCATTGGGCGCCTGCCCCGGCCCATTGAGTACGTGTTCAATACCCCCAGCCACCACCGCGCCCACCACGGCAGCAACGACGTGTACCTGGACAAGAATTATGCGGGCATCCTGATGATCTGGGACCGCCTGCTGGGCACCTTTCAGCCCGAAACCGAGCGGGTGCGCTACGGGCTGGTGCACAACATCAACACCCATCACCCTGTCGGCGTGGCCTTTCACGAATTCGCCGCCCTGTGGCGCGACGTGAAGGCGGCCCGCACCTGGCGCGAGCGGCTGAATTATCTGCTCCGGCCCCCAGGCTGGCGGCCCGGACAGGACGGCTAG
- a CDS encoding GntR family transcriptional regulator has translation MTQPLRPALHAEETLLSRLLDGTYPPGSLLPAERELAAGLGVTRPTLREALQRLARDGLLEIRQGKPTRVCHPEEGGLRVLAHLSRAGHLSGLVPQLLDLRAALLPHWMAASARLDPGPLRAHLGAPPTPGTPDAPQAFTAFDWTVQMLAAQGSGNALAPLLLGAFHEVYTQAGPLYFQDTARQARALEHYRALHAALALGPDTARQAALTTALDSLRLWPGAQP, from the coding sequence ATGACCCAGCCGCTGCGCCCCGCCCTGCACGCCGAAGAAACCCTGCTTTCGCGCTTGCTGGACGGCACCTACCCTCCCGGCAGCCTGCTGCCCGCCGAACGCGAACTGGCCGCCGGACTGGGCGTGACCCGCCCCACCCTGCGCGAGGCGCTGCAACGCCTGGCCCGCGACGGCCTGCTGGAGATTCGCCAGGGCAAGCCCACGCGCGTGTGCCACCCCGAGGAGGGCGGCCTGCGGGTGCTGGCGCACCTGTCACGTGCCGGACACCTGAGCGGGCTGGTGCCGCAACTGCTGGACCTGCGCGCGGCGCTGCTGCCGCACTGGATGGCGGCCTCGGCGCGCCTGGACCCGGGGCCGCTGCGCGCGCACCTGGGGGCCCCGCCCACGCCCGGCACCCCGGACGCCCCGCAGGCCTTTACCGCCTTTGACTGGACAGTGCAGATGCTGGCCGCCCAGGGCAGCGGCAACGCCCTGGCGCCGCTGCTGCTGGGCGCCTTTCACGAGGTCTATACCCAGGCCGGGCCCCTGTACTTCCAGGACACCGCGCGCCAGGCCCGCGCCCTGGAGCACTACCGCGCCCTGCACGCCGCGCTGGCCCTGGGCCCCGATACTGCCCGGCAGGCCGCGCTGACCACCGCCCTGGACAGCCTGCGCCTGTGGCCGGGGGCCCAGCCATGA